The proteins below are encoded in one region of Micromonospora sp. DSM 45708:
- a CDS encoding ROK family protein, with protein sequence MTAPGAWVGVDIGGTKILAALVGADGRVRDRRCAATPAAAGPTAVLDTAAALAAPLLDGLGAGPVGVGTAGTVDPATGAIRYATGSLPGWTGTPVAAELAARLARPVRVTNDVDAAALGESWVGAGRGRRHLLLVTVGTGLGGAVVRHGRVERGARGATGEVAHLPAPGAEALRCGCGRYGHLEAIASGTGLAAGYALATGDPVTGREVARRAHAGDPAAGTVVRRAGTALGAALAGLVGLLDPEVVLVGGGAAEALLPAAAEAYAAHLPAAWAGVPLLPAALGGDAVAVGAARLALTWTEHP encoded by the coding sequence ATGACCGCCCCCGGCGCGTGGGTCGGCGTCGACATCGGCGGGACGAAGATCCTCGCCGCGCTGGTCGGCGCGGACGGCCGGGTGCGGGACCGCCGGTGTGCCGCCACCCCGGCCGCCGCCGGCCCCACGGCGGTGCTGGACACCGCCGCCGCGCTCGCCGCGCCGCTCCTCGACGGCCTCGGCGCGGGGCCGGTCGGCGTCGGCACCGCCGGCACCGTGGACCCGGCCACGGGCGCCATCCGGTACGCCACCGGCAGCCTGCCCGGCTGGACCGGCACCCCGGTCGCCGCCGAGCTGGCCGCCCGGCTGGCCCGGCCCGTGCGGGTGACCAACGACGTCGACGCCGCGGCGCTCGGCGAGAGCTGGGTGGGCGCCGGGCGGGGCCGGCGGCACCTGCTGCTGGTCACCGTCGGCACCGGGCTCGGCGGGGCGGTGGTCCGGCACGGCCGGGTGGAGCGGGGCGCCCGGGGCGCCACCGGCGAGGTGGCGCACCTGCCCGCGCCCGGCGCCGAGGCCCTGCGCTGCGGCTGCGGCCGGTACGGGCACCTGGAGGCGATCGCCTCCGGCACCGGGCTCGCCGCCGGGTACGCCCTGGCGACCGGCGACCCGGTCACCGGGCGGGAGGTGGCCCGGCGGGCCCACGCCGGCGACCCGGCCGCCGGGACGGTGGTACGGCGGGCCGGCACGGCGCTCGGCGCCGCCCTGGCCGGCCTGGTCGGCCTGCTCGACCCCGAGGTGGTGCTGGTCGGCGGCGGGGCGGCCGAGGCGCTGCTACCGGCCGCCGCCGAGGCGTACGCGGCCCACCTTCCCGCCGCCTGGGCCGGCGTGCCGCTGCTGCCGGCCGCGTTGGGCGGCGACGCCGTGGCGGTCGGCGCGGCCCGGCTCGCCCTGACCTGGACGGAGCACCCGTGA
- a CDS encoding carbohydrate ABC transporter permease, translating into MSRDLSPRAKLVLYGVLLVLAVPFVFPTWWMVTSSLRPVADIFAFPPQLWPSNPRLEAYHRVFELQPFGRQYLNSLYIALVVTVGTLAVSALAGYAFARIRFRGQNVLFLVVLAGLLIPSEVTIVPLFQMFFKLGLIDTHWPLLLVPIFGAPSVLATFIMRQFFIALPGELEEAARVDGLGRFATFWKIALPLSRPALGAVAIFTFLHSWNLYLEPIVFLSSPEKFTLPQALTQFVDAYGGPMWDVQLAAASMTALPVLVVFVVAQKQFVEGLAHTGLKG; encoded by the coding sequence ATGAGTCGTGACCTGTCGCCCCGGGCCAAGCTGGTGCTCTACGGGGTGCTGCTGGTGCTCGCCGTCCCGTTCGTCTTCCCGACCTGGTGGATGGTCACCTCGTCGCTGAGGCCGGTGGCGGACATCTTCGCCTTCCCGCCGCAGCTCTGGCCGAGCAACCCGCGGCTGGAGGCGTACCACCGGGTGTTCGAGCTGCAGCCGTTCGGCCGGCAGTACCTGAACAGCCTCTACATCGCCCTGGTGGTCACGGTCGGCACGCTCGCCGTCTCCGCGCTGGCCGGGTACGCGTTCGCCCGGATCCGGTTCCGTGGGCAGAACGTGCTGTTCCTGGTGGTCCTCGCCGGCCTGCTCATCCCGAGTGAGGTGACGATCGTGCCGCTGTTCCAGATGTTCTTCAAGCTCGGCCTGATCGACACCCACTGGCCGCTGCTCCTGGTGCCGATCTTCGGCGCGCCGAGCGTGCTGGCCACCTTCATCATGCGGCAGTTCTTCATCGCGCTCCCCGGCGAGCTGGAGGAGGCGGCCCGCGTCGACGGGCTCGGCCGGTTCGCCACCTTCTGGAAGATCGCCCTGCCGCTGTCCCGGCCCGCCCTGGGCGCGGTGGCCATCTTCACCTTCCTGCACAGCTGGAACCTCTACCTGGAGCCGATCGTGTTCCTCTCCTCCCCGGAGAAGTTCACCCTGCCGCAGGCGCTCACCCAGTTCGTCGACGCGTACGGCGGACCGATGTGGGACGTGCAGCTTGCCGCCGCCTCGATGACCGCCCTGCCGGTGCTGGTGGTCTTCGTCGTCGCCCAGAAGCAGTTCGTCGAGGGCCTCGCACACACCGGCCTGAAGGGATGA